The Nodosilinea sp. FACHB-141 nucleotide sequence ACCTCTTTGCTTGGCTCTTCGTGGAATTTAGTTAGTAGGTTGAGTTGAGCTAGCGATCGCGATCGCATAGCGTGTGCTTTGCACTCAGCGTCTCCTTTAGGAGAAAGCCCAACACCTGCCGCTGAGATTGTTGGGTTTCCTTGGTTAAGCCAACTTACAAGAGATCTGCGATCGCACTCGTTAAACAATTACCCTGCAATAGTATCAGGCAAGAGGTTCCACTTTGCTTGCAACTTTATCAACGGAATGTCCCAAAGGGTATTCCATTGCATACCGAATAGGGGATAGGCTTGTTTGCCCATACGCCACCCCTCAGCTAAGGCATCCATTAGCTGTTCTGCTAAATCTAAATCCTCGACTGCTGCTTTTAGCAAGTTTTTAGCCAGCATCGCAAATGAGAATCGTGAGGCCCTCAATTGTGCTGCCACAAATGCTTGCAACTTGGTTTCACCTGCCATACTAGTATCAGCATTAATGACAACGTGCCAAATATCATGAACTTCGGCGAGATGGGCTATTAGGTAGTCGTAGTCATTCTCAACTGTCTGGCTTTGAATTGGATTTAAGCTGTTACGAAGCAAATGATCTGAGTAGGCATGGCCTAGAGTTTCTGAGGGCAGAGAATGGAGTTGTTGCAGGTCTATAGCACCTAGAAGCAATCGGTTTTGAATAGCCGCTCTTGCTAAAGGATGAAGGGAGAGAAATTCTACTGTTCGTCTAAATCCCTCTTCATCATTCAAGGCACTTGCTAGATTCCAGATGGCCTGAAAATCACCGTAAGGGGCCTTTACTATTTGCATGAAGCGCTCAAACGCCAGCGTCTTCCATTGGGAGTGCTGACTAATCGAGTCTTTGGCGTTCATGGAACCCCCTTACCTCGACGTTTTTACAACCCTATCAAGGCTTCCGTCGAGATGATTACTTAAGTTCTAATACATCACGACAATAACGTCTGTAAACCCTTTCAAATCTTAAAGTTTTGACGAGCGGCTTTAAGTACTTTTGAGTGAGTAAGTTATGCCAAAGCACGTTTGCTGATCACCTCTCTCGCGAGAAAACTCAACATCTATCCTTGAAGGTGTTGGGTTTCCTCGTAAACCCAACCTAAAAGAGATCTGCAATCTCCCTTAAATATCAATTGGCAAACACTTCCATACAAGGCTGTAATACACGATCAAAGCCAGAGTATTGACTCGTATCAAATTGAAAAAGCTTTGAACTACTAATGCTACCGTCTTCAACTGTGGTGCTTTGTGTACCCTCCATCGGGTCGTCAAGAGTTGTCTCAACCTCTAAACTTGATCTGACAACTTGCTTAAAGCAGTTTCCGCTACCGTCCTCAC carries:
- a CDS encoding Coq4 family protein, with the translated sequence MNAKDSISQHSQWKTLAFERFMQIVKAPYGDFQAIWNLASALNDEEGFRRTVEFLSLHPLARAAIQNRLLLGAIDLQQLHSLPSETLGHAYSDHLLRNSLNPIQSQTVENDYDYLIAHLAEVHDIWHVVINADTSMAGETKLQAFVAAQLRASRFSFAMLAKNLLKAAVEDLDLAEQLMDALAEGWRMGKQAYPLFGMQWNTLWDIPLIKLQAKWNLLPDTIAG